The Rubripirellula reticaptiva DNA window CCGGATCACTCGCAAGATTGTTGAACTCGTTGGGATCAGCATGGTGATCGTACAATTCAGCGCCGTACGTACCCTCGCCCCACTCGGTATATCGATAGCGATCTGTACGAATGCTGCAACCCATCACTTGCTTTGGCAAGCGACTATCGGCCGGCCGCAATATCTGCGTGACTGCATAGCCATCCCAATCGACGATGGGATCGTCCATCAGAGCACGGAGACTGCGACCGGCCAACCCTGCGGGTGAATTGATTCCCGCCAGGTCGGTCAACGTCGGATAGATGTCAACGAACTCGACAACTCGGTCGGTAGCACCGTTTGATTTTTGGTAAGGAGACCGAACGATCAACGGACTGCGTGAACCTTGTTCGAACAGGGTCCGCTTTTGCCACACTCCGTCATGCTCGCCTAGGTGATATCCGTGATCGCTCCACAACACCACAATTGTTTTGTTCGCAATTTTCAACTCGTCAAGCGCGCCAAGCAAACGACCGATTTGAGCATCGATGAACGATACACAGGCGTAGTACGCTTGCGTTGCACGCAGCAACGTCGTTTCATCGAGTCCATAGTTGGGGACCGGGCAGTTGTGCGCAAACGCAGCGACCGGGATGTCGCTTCGATCGTCTTTGGGGGAAAATGGTAAACGGAGCTCATCGATTGGGTACATGTCAAAGTATTTATTTGGCGCGATGTACGGTGTGTGCGGTCGGAAAAAGCCGACACCAAGAAAGAATGGTGTTCCCTTTCGCTCTCTCATGATCTTGATCGCTTCAGTCGCAATCATTCCATCAGTCTGTTCTGCGTCCGCTCCGTCCGCGGCAAGCCAGCTTAGCGATCCACTGATCTTGCGGTGCGGTTCGGCATTGAAGACGAGTGCTTCGTCGGTCTTATCGCGTCCCTTGGGATTCACCGTCTGGTTCCATGATGGCGGATCGTCAAAACCATCGGTGCCAATCGAGGCTGGAACGTTGTAGTGATAGATCTTTCCGACGCGGGCGGAGAAGTATCCAGCCTGCTGGAACGCCTGCGGCAACGTCACCACATTGGGAACCTCATCTCGAAAGTGTCGATCCAAATCGTACACTTTGATGGTGTCGGGACGCAGTCCTGTCATCACCGAAGCACGCGTTGGATTGCAAAGCGGCAATTGACAGTACGCACGCTGGAAACAGGTTCCCGTCGACGCTAAGCGGTCAATGTTAGGAGTCCGGGCGATCAAATCGCCGTAACATCCCAGCGAACACGCTAGATCATCGACCGAGATGAAGAGCACGTTTGGTTGATCCGCCTTGGCTCGGCACCTTTGCCCACTCGCCAACAAAATAACGAGCAAGGCGAGTGGCCAAACGGTTGACCAGCGACCAAATCGCAAAAAATAATTGCACATGGCGAGAGATGCTTTCGTGAAGATGACTAAGTTTCAAGCGGATAGTATCCAGCAATGTTTTCTCAGAACGTGACGGCCCTCTATTTGTCGTCGACCTCGTCGTGCATTGCTTCCGTTCTGGGCACCGCATTGCGATCTTCACACGTCTCAGTGTTGACTCTGGCTGGCCATTCTAACTTGTCTAGCGGCTGAGGATTCTCGTTCTCAAACAAATCGATTGGATAAGGTTTTGTCAACAGTTCCTGCTGTTGCATGATTCGTTCTCCATCGTATTGAACTCGGAAATTCGTCTTTCCTTCTCGATTCGATCCAACGGATCCGCTCTGCCCGATGCGGACGATAAGTCGATAATTGCAACTGTCCCGGCCGTGATTGACTTCCAACCCGGCGGGATCATTGCACCGTAGGATATCTCGAGTTCGCGAAGCAAGTGTCTTCGATAGAGCTCTGGCGCAAGCATCGTCGCTTCGCGATTAGTCGTCTTTGATGTTTCGCGACTAATCAACAACGCGATCAGTAGAGCGACCATCGCGATTGCGACCAAAAGTGACTTTAGATTGAATTTCATAAAGATGTTCTGCGGTCAATTTCACCTGCGGTCGCTCCGAGCAAAGTAGCTCGTCAGCAATTTGTGTTCGTTATGAATCGCTTTCGTCACTCGTTTTGATCGTGCGCGGCGAAAATTGATTGACGCAATCGGCTCGGAAACGAACATAGCCCAGGCTGATGGTCATTGCGCAATATGTCGCGATCGTGGCAGGCGCGACACCGGCGGCAAGCATCCGTGGTGTGTCAAGAAACCGTTCGCCAGAAATCCAGGCGAGTGCAAGATAACATCCGTTGGCTAGCATACAAAAATCTGCGACAAACCAAGCCCATCGACGGCGAATCGCGGCGGCAACGCAGAACGGACCGAGCGTCCCGAGCAGTGGGCCCGCCCACAGTGTCAGTCGCGGGTTCGGATCTGGCGAATGCAAAGAGAATGGCAAACGCCATGGTGCAATCGAAAATTTCGTCAACGTCGCGCCGCCGCACCAGCCTCCGACGACATGCCCGATCTCGTGCGTCGTCGTCATGATCGACCACGCTACAACTAGCAGCCCAATTGCAGTAAGCATTCGCGTCATCAAACCATTCGCCTTAGGAAACTTAATTCGCGGTCTTCAACTTCAACGCGAGATCTGATCATGCGAATCAAAATCACGGACTGCAAGAACGAAACCTCGAAGGCCACCGATGCTCGTGCTTAACACAAGCCCGACGCTCACAAACTGTACATCAATTACTTGGAACTGATGGTCTGCTTCATCGAGACTTCCTGCTTGAAAATTGGTTCAACGGCGAA harbors:
- a CDS encoding sulfatase; this encodes MCNYFLRFGRWSTVWPLALLVILLASGQRCRAKADQPNVLFISVDDLACSLGCYGDLIARTPNIDRLASTGTCFQRAYCQLPLCNPTRASVMTGLRPDTIKVYDLDRHFRDEVPNVVTLPQAFQQAGYFSARVGKIYHYNVPASIGTDGFDDPPSWNQTVNPKGRDKTDEALVFNAEPHRKISGSLSWLAADGADAEQTDGMIATEAIKIMRERKGTPFFLGVGFFRPHTPYIAPNKYFDMYPIDELRLPFSPKDDRSDIPVAAFAHNCPVPNYGLDETTLLRATQAYYACVSFIDAQIGRLLGALDELKIANKTIVVLWSDHGYHLGEHDGVWQKRTLFEQGSRSPLIVRSPYQKSNGATDRVVEFVDIYPTLTDLAGINSPAGLAGRSLRALMDDPIVDWDGYAVTQILRPADSRLPKQVMGCSIRTDRYRYTEWGEGTYGAELYDHHADPNEFNNLASDPDARAKHVIERLTPMLRGRASGKTPTVMINPERL